TCATCCGGCTGCGACGGGTCGAACGGCCGGATCGCCACGAACGCGGTCAGCGGCAGGTCCAGCGCCTCGAAGGAGACCCGGGCGGCGTATCCCTTGATCACCCCACGCTGCTCGAGCCGGCGCACCCGCTGGTGCACGGCGGACACCGACAGCCCGACCCTGTCGGCCAGGTCGGTGTACGACAGGCGGCCGTCAGCGGTCAACGCTGCGACGATGGCGCGGTCGATCTCCTCCACGGCGAGCAACCTACCGGGAAAAACGCCCGACGGCGACGAGGCTCCCACCGGAGGGTGTCGACGGCGGGCCACGGTGGACCCACCGCAGCCACGCCACCACGCGTCGTCGACCCGGCCTCAGCCCTTGGCCAGAGCCCGCGAGATGACCAGCCGCTGGATCTGGTTGGTGCCCTCCACGATCTGCAGCACCTTGGCCTCGCGCATGTACCGCTCCACCGGGTGGTCGGCCACGTAGCCGGCGCCACCGAGCACCTGCACCGCGTCGGTCGTCACCCGCATCGCCATGTCGGTGGCGAAGAGCTTCGCCTTGGCCGCCTCGATGGAGTACGGACGCCCGGCGTCGCGCAGCCGGGCCGCCGCGAGGGTCAGCGCGCGGGCGGCGGAGATCTGGGTCGCCGCGTCGGCCAGCAGAAAGCCCAGCCCCTGGAAGTCGACGATCGCCCGACCGAACTGCTGCCGCTCCCGGGCGTACCCGATCGCGTAGTCCAGCGCGGCCTGGGCCAGCCCGACCGCACAGGCCGCGATGCCCAGCCGACCCGAGTCCAGCGCGGACATCGCGATGGTGAAGCCCGCACCCTCGCCGCCGATCAGCCGGCCGGCCGGCACCCGCGCCCCGTCGAAGGCGATCTGCGCCACCGGCGAGGAGCGCAGCCCCATGGTCCGCTCGGCCGCCTGGGGGGTGATGCCGGCGGTGCCGGCGTCCGC
Above is a window of Micromonospora coriariae DNA encoding:
- a CDS encoding acyl-CoA dehydrogenase family protein — its product is MTVDRILPTDEAHDLLDLATELADRELAPKAAGFEERAEFPREVLRTLGRAGLLGLPYPEEHGGAAQPYEVYLQVLEILASRWLAVAEAVSVHTLSCYPVAAFGSDEQRKLLPDMLGGELLGAYCLSEPQGGSDAAALSTRAVRDGDAYLVSGTKAWITHARTADFYNVFCRTGGPGPKGISCLLADAGTAGITPQAAERTMGLRSSPVAQIAFDGARVPAGRLIGGEGAGFTIAMSALDSGRLGIAACAVGLAQAALDYAIGYARERQQFGRAIVDFQGLGFLLADAATQISAARALTLAAARLRDAGRPYSIEAAKAKLFATDMAMRVTTDAVQVLGGAGYVADHPVERYMREAKVLQIVEGTNQIQRLVISRALAKG